From the Vicia villosa cultivar HV-30 ecotype Madison, WI unplaced genomic scaffold, Vvil1.0 ctg.000664F_1_1, whole genome shotgun sequence genome, one window contains:
- the LOC131630251 gene encoding transcription factor MYB14-like — MVRSPCCDKTGMRKGTWTPEEDNKLIAYVTRYGSWNWRQLPKFAGLERCGKSCRLRWLNYLRPDLKRGNFTQQEEDTIIKLHEKLGNRWIVIASNLPGRTDNEIKNHWHTNLKKRSVKNNKSDNNNGTGNSKDTSSDNPTIEEDNTLEGVLENNSVPNITSPLSSIPSSSGTMDTPTTTEISYENYVLDELPSMDAYMDVLNDNFWTEPYMIDSSYVPPSEEATLLPVWCEHDYFSPVYDEQLWSHGK, encoded by the exons ATGGTGAGAAGCCCTTGTTGTGACAAAACTGGAATGAGAAAAGGTACGTGGACTCCTGAAGAAGACAACAAGTTAATTGCTTATGTAACTAGATATGGCTCTTGGAATTGGCGACAACTACCTAAATTTGCAG GTCTTGAAAGGTGTGGAAAGAGTTGTAGACTAAGGTGGTTGAACTATCTAAGACCAGATCTCAAAAGAGGGAACTTTACACAACAAGAAGAAGATACTATCATCAAGCTTCATGAAAAACTGGGTAATAG ATGGATTGTGATTGCTTCAAACTTACCAGGAAGAACAGATAATGAGATAAAGAATCATTGGCATACCAACTTGAAAAAACGATCGGTAAAGAATAATAAGTCAGACAATAATAATGGAACCGGAAACTCCAAAGATACAAGTTCAGATAACCCTACAATAGAAGAAGACAACACCCTTGAAGGAGTGTTAGAAAACAATAGTGTTCCTAATATTACCAGTCCATTGTCTTCAATCCCATCTTCAAGTGGAACAATGGATACTCCAACAACTACAGAAATATCATATGAAAATTATGTTCTTGATGAGCTTCCTTCAATGGATGCATACATGGATGTTTTGAATGATAATTTCTGGACCGAACCATATATGATAGACAGTTCATATGTCCCTCCAAGTGAAGAAGCTACATTATTACCTGTCTGGTGTGAACATGATTACTTCAGTCCTGTGTACGATGAACAACTTTGGAGCCATGGGAAATAA